One part of the Rhodothermales bacterium genome encodes these proteins:
- the pgl gene encoding 6-phosphogluconolactonase, which translates to MSLNVSPDKETLSRRAAEAVAALIRHAVDQRGRCTIAMAGGSTPHRLYEILATDIRDDIPWERVHLIWGDERHVPLDHPKSNFRMAREALLERVPLLPDHIYPTPITGDPAADAAAYAATIDTLLVPDSGRLDLVLLGLGDDGHTASLFPGSPALAETTRTVVAAPAPVDPRQRITLTFPAINRARNVFFLVASADKAPALACVFGKPGGVAECPASRVQPAGGELVWWMDEAAAACLEL; encoded by the coding sequence ATGTCTTTAAACGTCTCCCCCGATAAAGAAACCCTCAGCCGGCGCGCCGCCGAAGCCGTGGCCGCGCTGATTCGCCATGCCGTCGACCAGCGCGGCCGGTGCACGATCGCCATGGCCGGCGGGAGCACGCCCCATCGGCTGTACGAGATCCTGGCCACCGACATTCGCGACGACATCCCCTGGGAACGAGTCCATTTGATCTGGGGGGATGAGCGCCACGTCCCGCTCGATCATCCCAAAAGCAACTTCCGCATGGCCCGCGAGGCGTTGCTGGAGCGCGTCCCGCTCCTCCCGGATCACATCTACCCGACCCCCATCACCGGCGACCCCGCCGCCGACGCGGCCGCCTACGCCGCCACGATCGACACCCTCCTGGTGCCCGACTCCGGCCGGCTCGACCTGGTGCTTCTCGGCCTCGGAGACGACGGCCACACGGCCTCCCTGTTCCCGGGTTCGCCCGCCCTCGCGGAGACCACACGCACCGTCGTGGCCGCCCCCGCGCCCGTCGATCCCCGCCAGCGGATCACGCTCACGTTCCCGGCGATCAACCGGGCGCGCAACGTCTTTTTCCTCGTCGCCAGCGCCGACAAAGCCCCGGCACTAGCCTGTGTGTTTGGCAAACCGGGCGGCGTGGCGGAGTGCCCGGCGAGTCGTGTGCAGCCGGCCGGTG